TCTTTTACGCGGAGCTGAATCCACTTTCCGCCGGCCTGAAGGACCTGCTCGATGGCCTCCAGATGGCTCGTGTTTTCGGTGGATTGGGAGATGTAATGAAGTTGATCTATCATGAGGAATGGTAGCCCAGAAGGCTCGTGTTACTGTTTAAAAAATGTTCGATATATTTCTTGCCCTGAAGGCAGGATTCTTCCAAGGAATTTCCCCTGGCCAGTGCTGCGGTGATGGCTGCCGAAAGCACGCAACCGGAACCGTGTTTCTGAAAGATTTCCGATACTCCTGGCTTGAGCTCCAGCTGTCCTTTTTTCCGGTACAGGTAATCCGTACCAGGGGCATCCGGATTGTGTCCGCCTTTGAGCAGTACGGCACAGGTTTCAGACCAGGACCGGCAAAGCTGATGGACATCCGGCCGGCCGCTCTCATCGCTTTCCTGTGCGCCAGCCAGGCTTTCCATTTCCTGAAAATTGGGTGTAATCAAATAAAGCTGTTTTAAGACCTTATTTAATTTTTCCGGCGCTAGGTTCCATTCATGGAATTTATATCCTGCACTGGCCTTTAAAATGGGATCTACGACAATTTTAACCTCTGGGTTCATTGATTTCAAAATAAGGCAGACTTCTTCCAGGGTATCCAGGTCTTTGATCAGTCCGATTTTAGCCAGGCCAACCGGAAACTTTTTCATCAGGGGCTGGAACTGATCGATGATCTGCCCGGCATCCAGCCAGTCGTTTTTTAAAAACTCCGAGTCCGTCTGAACCGTCAGGGCAGAGCAGATGCCGAAGCCGTACACGCCCAGTGCTTCGAAACATTTCAGGTCCGACAACACTCCTGCACCGGCCGTAGGGTCGAAGCCGGCAATGCTGATTACGTAGGGTCTTTGTGATGACATTTTTCTAAGATCTTTTTAAAAGTTTTCAAGGCCTGTTCCGGTTCATTCCAAAGGCAGCCTAAAATGGCGATGCCATCGAAATTCATCTTCTTCAGCAGCGTTGTTTTTTCCTGGTCGATACCTCCCAGTGCGATCACCTTTAACCCGGGAACAGGAGGCAAACGGAAGTCTGAATCCACTGTTCCCGGATAGTCCTTTTTAGAGATGCTCTGGAATACGGGGCCATAGAAAGTATATTTAAAATTTTCTAATTCAGTTAATTGTTCGGTTTGATGTATAGAAGTACTTAAAGTGAGGTATTTCGATTGGCTGAAGGGGAGGTGTGCTCCTATCTTTCTTTTTGCTTCCGGAAAATGTAACCTTTGGATGCCAAAGTCCGGAGCTATTTCATGGAACTGGTGTAGGGCAACACGCTCCAGGTATTCCGGTTTGATATTGCCCAGCAGTTGTTCATACCCTCGTCTTTCCGAGCCTTCTTTTCTCAAATGAAAACGTTGCATTCCCGACTCAAAGAGCTGGTTGATCAGCAAGGCCTCTCCTTTAAAAAAATCGGGTTTCGAAATTACGATCAGTTCCATTTATAAATAAATTTCGCTTCCTTTTTCAGCAAACTCTTTAGACTTTTCGGCCATCCCTTTGGATAAGGCATCCGCTTCATCTACCCCCTGTTTGGCTGCATAGTCCCTCACATCCTGTGTGATTTTCATCGAACAGAAGTTAGGGCCACACATCGAGCAGAAGTGCGCGATCTTGGCGCCATCGGCAGGAAGGGTTTCATCATGAAACTCTTTTGCGGTATCCGGATCCAGGGAAAGGTTAAACTGATCTTCCCATCTGAACTCGAATCTGGCCTTGCTCAAAGCATTGTCCCGGTATTGTGCACCCGGATGTCCTTTGGCAAGATCCGCGGCATGGGCTGCAATCTTGTAAGTGATTACCCCGTCTTTTACATCTTTCTTATTCGGAAGTCCGAGGTGTTCTTTTGGCGTCACATAACACAACATTGCCGTTCCAAACCAGCCAATCATCGCCGCTCCAATGGCAGAAGTGATGTGGTCATAACCAGGAGCGATGTCTGTGGTGAGTGGCCCTAAGGTATAAAAAGGAGCTTCAGAGCAATGTTCCAGCTGTTTCTCCATGTTTTCCTTGATCAGGTGCATCGGCACATGGCCAGGACCTTCAATGATCGTTTGCACATCATGTTTCCAGGCAATTTTGGTCAGTTCACCCAATGTTTCCAGTTCGGCAAACTGCGCTTCATCATTCGCATCGGCAATACAACCTGGCCTTAGGCCATCTCCAAGTGAGAAAGCGACATCGTAAGCCTTCATGATTTCGCAGATTTCTTCAAAATGGGTGTAAAGGAAACTTTCCTTATGATGTGCCAGACACCATTTTGCCATGATCGATCCCCCGCGGGACACGATTCCGGTAACTCTTTTTGCCGTTAAAGGAATGTAGCGAAGCAATACCCCAGCATGGATCGTGAAATAATCGACTCCCTGTTCTGCCTGTTCAATCAGCGTATCCCTGAACAATTCCCAGGTTAAGTCCTCCGCTTTACCATTTACTTTTTCCAAAGCCTGGTAAATCGGTACTGTGCCAATCGGAACAGGGGAGTTGCGGATGATCCACTCTCTGGTTTCATGAATGTTTTTACCTGTAGAAAGGTCCATGATCGTATCTGCACCCCATCTGCATGCCCATACTGCTTTTTCTACTTCTTCCTCAATCGAAGAGGTCACCGCAGAGTTTCCGATGTTCGCATTGATTTTTACCAGGAAATTACGGCCGATGATCATCGGTTCCAGTTCCGGGTGGTTGATGTTGCAGGGGATCACTGCCCTTCCTGCCGCCACTTCCTCTCTGACGAACTCCGGGGTGATGTAACCCTTTGGTGTATTTGCGCCGAAGCTATGACCCTGGTGCTGGTGACTCATCACACCATATTGACTGCCCAGCTGTTCGTTCAAAAGATCGATCCTTTGATTTTCCCTAATGGCAATATATTCCATTTCTGCGGTGATGATTCCTTTTTTAGCGTAATGCATCTGAGAAACATTACTGCCTGGAGTCGCTTTGTATGGTTTGTTGATGTAAGCGAACCTCAGGTCATCCAGTTTGGCATC
This region of Pedobacter steynii genomic DNA includes:
- a CDS encoding hydroxymethylpyrimidine/phosphomethylpyrimidine kinase yields the protein MSSQRPYVISIAGFDPTAGAGVLSDLKCFEALGVYGFGICSALTVQTDSEFLKNDWLDAGQIIDQFQPLMKKFPVGLAKIGLIKDLDTLEEVCLILKSMNPEVKIVVDPILKASAGYKFHEWNLAPEKLNKVLKQLYLITPNFQEMESLAGAQESDESGRPDVHQLCRSWSETCAVLLKGGHNPDAPGTDYLYRKKGQLELKPGVSEIFQKHGSGCVLSAAITAALARGNSLEESCLQGKKYIEHFLNSNTSLLGYHSS
- a CDS encoding thiamine phosphate synthase; the protein is MELIVISKPDFFKGEALLINQLFESGMQRFHLRKEGSERRGYEQLLGNIKPEYLERVALHQFHEIAPDFGIQRLHFPEAKRKIGAHLPFSQSKYLTLSTSIHQTEQLTELENFKYTFYGPVFQSISKKDYPGTVDSDFRLPPVPGLKVIALGGIDQEKTTLLKKMNFDGIAILGCLWNEPEQALKTFKKILEKCHHKDPT
- the thiC gene encoding phosphomethylpyrimidine synthase ThiC, which encodes MKHEKTPDEQVISRTPFPASKKIFVKGQLHDIQVAMREITLSDTKIHNGFGATEPNPPVTIYDTSGPYTDPNADIDVKRGLPKLREKWITDRNDVEQLDHISSDYGQQRLADAKLDDLRFAYINKPYKATPGSNVSQMHYAKKGIITAEMEYIAIRENQRIDLLNEQLGSQYGVMSHQHQGHSFGANTPKGYITPEFVREEVAAGRAVIPCNINHPELEPMIIGRNFLVKINANIGNSAVTSSIEEEVEKAVWACRWGADTIMDLSTGKNIHETREWIIRNSPVPIGTVPIYQALEKVNGKAEDLTWELFRDTLIEQAEQGVDYFTIHAGVLLRYIPLTAKRVTGIVSRGGSIMAKWCLAHHKESFLYTHFEEICEIMKAYDVAFSLGDGLRPGCIADANDEAQFAELETLGELTKIAWKHDVQTIIEGPGHVPMHLIKENMEKQLEHCSEAPFYTLGPLTTDIAPGYDHITSAIGAAMIGWFGTAMLCYVTPKEHLGLPNKKDVKDGVITYKIAAHAADLAKGHPGAQYRDNALSKARFEFRWEDQFNLSLDPDTAKEFHDETLPADGAKIAHFCSMCGPNFCSMKITQDVRDYAAKQGVDEADALSKGMAEKSKEFAEKGSEIYL